From Halotia branconii CENA392, the proteins below share one genomic window:
- a CDS encoding M1 family aminopeptidase yields the protein MSQSYFDTENNGHRSFELPGAKPHYNPDRPGQVEHIFLDLNLDIPHQSYQGTCSIRLLPVRNGIDRLTLDAVNLNIQSIQVDEVAQNFDYDGEQLSIQLAQPTQINKRLLIAIAYSVEKPQRGIYFIQPDKHYPHKPTQVWTQGEDEDSRFWFPCFDYPGQLSTSEIRVSVPKHLVAISNGELIDTQKDGDRQIYHWSQQQIHPTYLMTLAVGDFAEIRDEWQGKPVTYYVEKGRESDAKRSMGKTPRMMEFLSEKYGYPYAFPKYAQVCVDDFIFGGMENTSTTLLTDRCLLDERAALDNRNTESLVVHELAHQWFGDLLVIKHWSHAWIKEGMASYSEVMWTEHEYGQQEAAYYRLLEARSYLSEDSSRYRRPMVTHVYREAIELYDRHIYEKGSCVYHMIRAELGEELFWQAIHIFVQDNAHKTVETVDLLRAIEKSTGRNLTFLFDQYVYRGGHPDFKVAYSWDGDAKLAKITVTQTQATTDKDLFDLKIPIGFGYSQQQEVAALQTFTVRVHEKEQSFYFPLAEKPQFISFDVGNHYLKTVSLEYPLPELKAQLEFDPNPISRIDAAAALAKKGGLEATKALSASLQNELFWGVRIEVAKQLAQVKLDQAFDGLVAGLKDQNALVRRAVVEALAQIKTHESYKAVKGLVQDGDPSYYVEAMAARTIGTIAAANLDEKPKEEKVLKLLKSVLEEKAGWNEVVRSGAVAGLAELKTSEAALNLLLEYTRLGTPQPLRLATIRALGKISVGQNPVNLERILEKLAELARETFFLTQIAVVTALAQMETPKAIKILRSLADQTPDGRVRRYADESIGNVQKNVGTESALRQLREELNQLKQQNQELVSRLENLEAKSKSTTS from the coding sequence ATGTCGCAGTCTTATTTTGATACAGAGAATAACGGACACAGATCTTTTGAACTACCAGGAGCGAAACCACACTACAATCCTGATCGCCCCGGACAGGTAGAACATATTTTTCTTGACCTCAATTTAGATATTCCTCACCAAAGTTACCAAGGTACTTGCAGTATCCGTCTATTACCTGTCCGTAATGGTATTGACCGCTTAACTTTGGATGCTGTCAATTTGAATATCCAGTCTATACAAGTAGACGAGGTGGCGCAAAATTTTGATTACGATGGCGAACAGCTATCGATTCAACTGGCTCAACCAACCCAAATTAATAAAAGATTATTAATTGCGATCGCCTACTCGGTGGAAAAACCCCAACGCGGTATTTACTTTATTCAACCAGATAAACATTATCCCCATAAACCCACCCAAGTTTGGACTCAAGGAGAAGACGAAGACTCGCGTTTTTGGTTTCCCTGTTTTGACTACCCAGGACAACTATCTACTTCGGAAATTCGTGTTAGTGTTCCCAAACACCTAGTTGCCATTTCTAACGGGGAATTAATTGATACTCAAAAAGATGGCGATCGTCAAATCTATCACTGGTCACAACAGCAAATTCATCCTACTTATTTAATGACTTTAGCAGTAGGCGACTTTGCAGAAATTCGTGATGAATGGCAGGGAAAACCAGTCACTTACTACGTAGAAAAAGGAAGAGAATCAGACGCTAAACGCAGCATGGGCAAAACTCCCCGCATGATGGAGTTTTTGAGTGAAAAGTATGGCTATCCTTACGCTTTTCCTAAATACGCCCAAGTTTGTGTTGATGACTTTATCTTTGGAGGAATGGAAAACACTTCCACAACTCTATTAACCGATAGATGTTTGCTGGATGAACGCGCCGCCTTAGATAATCGCAACACCGAAAGTTTAGTTGTTCACGAACTAGCGCATCAGTGGTTTGGCGATTTGTTGGTGATCAAACATTGGTCACATGCTTGGATCAAAGAAGGAATGGCTTCCTATTCTGAGGTGATGTGGACAGAACATGAGTATGGACAACAAGAAGCCGCATACTATCGGTTATTAGAAGCTCGGAGTTATTTAAGCGAAGATAGTAGCCGCTACCGTCGACCGATGGTAACGCACGTTTACCGTGAAGCCATTGAACTTTACGATCGCCATATCTACGAAAAAGGATCTTGTGTTTATCACATGATTCGGGCGGAATTGGGAGAAGAGTTGTTTTGGCAGGCGATTCACATATTTGTCCAGGATAATGCCCACAAAACTGTTGAAACAGTAGACTTACTCAGGGCAATAGAAAAGTCAACTGGGCGTAATCTTACCTTCCTTTTTGATCAGTATGTTTATCGTGGCGGTCATCCTGATTTTAAAGTCGCCTACTCCTGGGATGGGGATGCAAAGTTAGCAAAAATCACAGTAACTCAAACTCAAGCAACTACAGATAAAGATTTATTCGACCTAAAAATTCCTATTGGTTTTGGCTACAGCCAACAACAAGAAGTAGCAGCACTGCAAACTTTCACAGTGCGGGTGCATGAAAAAGAACAAAGCTTTTACTTTCCTTTAGCAGAAAAACCCCAGTTTATTAGCTTTGATGTGGGGAATCATTACCTAAAAACTGTGTCTTTGGAATATCCATTACCAGAGTTGAAAGCACAGTTAGAATTTGATCCTAATCCCATTTCTCGTATTGATGCAGCAGCAGCTTTAGCCAAAAAAGGCGGGTTAGAAGCGACTAAAGCTTTATCAGCATCTCTCCAAAACGAGTTATTTTGGGGTGTGCGGATTGAAGTAGCGAAACAATTAGCCCAAGTTAAATTAGATCAAGCCTTTGATGGATTAGTTGCTGGGTTGAAAGATCAAAATGCTCTGGTGCGGCGCGCTGTGGTGGAAGCACTAGCTCAAATCAAAACCCATGAAAGTTACAAAGCTGTCAAAGGACTGGTGCAGGACGGCGATCCTAGTTACTACGTCGAAGCAATGGCTGCTCGTACCATTGGGACTATTGCAGCTGCAAATTTAGACGAAAAGCCCAAAGAAGAAAAAGTTCTCAAACTGCTAAAATCCGTTTTAGAAGAAAAAGCAGGTTGGAATGAAGTGGTACGCAGTGGTGCAGTTGCAGGTTTAGCTGAACTCAAAACCTCCGAAGCCGCTTTAAATTTACTTCTTGAATACACCAGACTTGGTACTCCCCAACCGCTGCGCCTAGCTACAATTCGGGCTTTGGGCAAGATTTCTGTCGGTCAAAATCCAGTCAATTTAGAACGGATTTTAGAAAAATTAGCCGAACTTGCTAGAGAAACCTTCTTCTTAACTCAAATAGCAGTAGTTACAGCCTTGGCACAAATGGAGACTCCCAAAGCAATCAAGATTTTGCGATCGCTTGCTGATCAAACACCAGATGGGCGTGTCCGGCGTTATGCTGATGAATCAATCGGGAATGTGCAAAAGAACGTGGGTACAGAAAGCGCCCTGCGTCAATTGCGTGAGGAACTCAATCAACTCAAACAACAAAACCAAGAACTAGTCAGCCGCTTAGAAAATTTGGAGGCTAAATCTAAAAGTACTACATCTTAG
- a CDS encoding UPF0175 family protein, with amino-acid sequence MSSVTINLPEEVFSARRLNPEEFVRDMRLAAAIYWYQKQEISMEKAANVAGLNRRDFLAVLAREQVDVFAVDFDDLQRELINRG; translated from the coding sequence ATGTCATCAGTCACGATTAACCTGCCAGAAGAAGTATTTAGCGCCCGTCGCCTAAATCCAGAAGAATTTGTGCGTGATATGCGCCTCGCTGCTGCTATCTACTGGTATCAGAAGCAGGAAATCTCAATGGAGAAAGCAGCCAACGTTGCTGGGTTAAACCGCCGAGACTTTCTAGCTGTCCTAGCCCGTGAACAAGTGGATGTCTTTGCTGTTGACTTTGATGATTTGCAGCGCGAGTTAATAAACCGTGGCTGA